The genomic region TGAGTCCTTCAGCCCGCTCCTCCctgatttctctctctgccactgGGGGTTTTGCTTGAAGCTGCATTGGGTTACTGGAGTGCATGGAACTCCCAAGACTGGACGAGGAGTTGGCAAACACCTTTATAGGGGACGGAGGTGAATCCTTATCAACACCAGTCGTTGTCCCACGAGTCACCGATTCCTCCTCAATCTTGATGGTGTGAATCCCTGTGTACTGGTCCACATCCACAATGAAGGTGTCATGAGAGTTCGACACATACACCTCCACCTCACCAAACGTAACATCAATGGTGACCCGGATGTCAACATTGGTGAACTTTGGCTGTGCAGCGAAAAACACAGTGCGCCCCTTGGGCAGGTTGCGAATGGCGGGATCATGGAAGCAGTTGGTCTGGGACGTGGGGTCAAAGCAGCATTCTGCGTCCACGTTGAACTGACGGTAGCACTGACGCCCATTCACCGGCGTGCCATTGAAGGAGTCTTTGCACTTGGCACACTAAATACaggtacaaaacaaaaacaatttgagCAAAAAGGAACAGAGCATAGTCAAACTTTTTTCTTAATCCCAAAAAAATGCTTTCATCAATGTAGAAAATGAAAATCCAAGGATGTATTGTGACACAGGCCAAGTGTAGAAAGATATGATGGTAACATTTTACAAAGTGAAACCCTTTTTACATATTTGAAATCATCTCTAGCATGAGCATACCTGTTGCGTATAGCAGTCTTTCTGAGGGCTGGTGAGACAGGAGGAGgtctctgtgttgttttggcaGGGGCAACCTGTGCCATCGGCTTCACACGTGTCTGCATGGCCATTACACTGACACCTGCAATGAAGAGGAGGAAATCCAAACAATAAAGATGAGAAATTCTAAACactaaaagagaagaaaatcagAAGACTATAAAGGAGAAAATCCAAACACTTTCAGTCGGAGTTTTACTAATTATAGAGATTCAATAAGTATTTTTACTGATCAAAACATTAAATTAGACATGGTAAGGTAAAAGAAGAATCATCATTGTGTGTAGCAATAATGGTGGCTGTGGTAAAACATCCAGTATAATcagcctttttaaaacatttaaaagcctTATGTTGTTATATGCAACATATAAAGGCTTTGTAATGTTGGTCACAGCTTAGAGGAGTCAATTGACTGCTAAACAGCAAACATTGACTCACTTGTCACACTTCCCATGCAGCAGGAAGTAGCCATTGAGGCAGCTCTCGCACTTGTCCCCCTTGCTGTTGTTCTGgcaattcacacacacagcattctCTTCCGTGGGACCCTCAGACACCCAGTTCTGAATCTGATAAAGGGACAAAGACAGATGAGTAGAGAGCAAAAACAAAGATGGTGTTCAAGATAAAGCACATTactagtgtgtttgtttttacatgtaaTCAGGAAAAGGCCACAAAGACGGCAGACACTTACGCTGTTGAGGTCCAGAGGGAAGAGGTGTGGGTTTTCAAGGGCTTTCTTATGTTCATCTCGGGATAAACACACAGCACTGTTTCCCCTGCAGAACTCCCGACATGGACGACAAGTGCCACCCCCCTTGGCAGAGCCCACAAACAGAGGCTTACACTTCTCACAGTGCTTACCCTGGACATGGGGGAAGTAGAAATCGTGACTAGTTtgcatgggggaaaaaaaaaactttgtttacAGTATTTGCATGTGGTTTACTACAAGCACTTACTATAGTGTTATTGTGGCACTCAAGACAAACATCTGGCTTGGTAACACCAGCAcagttgctgtgtttgttgcagCTGCACTGAGAGGAACAATTATCCCCCACAAATCCAAAGTGACACTGGCAAACCCCTGGGGACATGCAGGTGCCGTTCAGACAGCCTTGTGCACACACTGGTTCACACTGACCAGAAACACTATAAAAGGTGAAAAACAAGAACAGGAGATTTGGGTAAAGCTGTCCAGTTACTATGAAAAGCAATACTATCCTTTTGTATTCAGTCCCTGAGGCATAAAGGTAGACTTCAAATCTTACCTGCTGAGTATGTAACCGTGTTTGCAGGTACAGTGGTATCCCTGGGTAAGGTCGTGGCAGTCCTGGGTGCTGTTGCAGTGGTGATGACCGTTAGCACACTCATCCTCCTCTGGACAGTGGAGGAAGGACCAGCTGCTGTTTCTCAGGGGGCAAACGCCCTCACTAACACCTAGTGAGACAGGAATGGAGGAAGGTGAGTGAATCAGGGATGAGAAAGCATACATTTAGATTCACCTAAAATGTTCAAGTGAAAAATGTTCCACCCACCAATGCTCAATTTATTGAGTGCATCAACTGAATATGTTTCTCACCATCAAGTCCTCCTTGCAGGCAGCGTCCAGCCCCATTGCCTCCCCGAGTAGAACACCAACCACACTGAGGCCTGGCAATGCACTGGGAGCACTGGGTGAGCTGGGAGCACTGTGGAGAGCAAGAGTCTCCACCAGAGAGCAGGCGACCACACTGACCCGCCTCACATCGCAGGGGCACAAAAGACGGGCTCATGCACtaggaggaagggagagaggttAACTATATCTGGACATGCTTTTCATAAATAATTGacacaaaatacttaaaatcTGTAAATTCAGGGTCATCTTACCTGCTGCAGAGCCATGCTCCACACACAGTGCTGCCAGCCCCCATCAGAGCCTCTGGAGCCCAGACAGAGGCTGCAGTTATGGAGACTGTGGCAGGGCGGAGGGCACGGCAGAGGGGGAGAAGACTCCACCTGCATGGGCGAGACGTTGAGCAGGGCGTAGCTGAAACACGTCCAGTCATAGGTAGGGTTCACACTCAGGATGCGCCTCGTCTCTCCTGCAGAAATCACAACTCAGTCAACCTTTTTTTATTAAGTGGAAAACATTTAGTGGAACAAAAATGGCCTAAATCTAGATAATGGTAACTCAGGGGAAATCTAAAGGGCTGTTTCATTTGAGCTGCACAACAATCTCCAAAATAACAACCCATACATATGTAGTTCTATACATTCCTTATGTACAAGGTGTGGTTATTGTCATCATTGAATTAAAGTTTGTACGTGGACATCTTATCTATTTTcagttattaataaaaagagcTCAAGAGATCATCAGCTCTTCAACACTATTGCCCGGACCTGTGCGTTTGAATTGGCGAGTCCACATGCATTTTCCAGAAGCAGTACACTTGGGGCAGTCGGATGCCTCACAGCTGGTCTCAGTGCAGTTGCTGGACAGGAAGATTTCTCTCTGGTTGATCCGACAGTCATGTTCAGATGTACAGCTAACAGAGCTGCTGATACACGCGCCCTCTGGACAGTTTGTGCACCACTTACACTGTAGAGCAGGCTGGGAAATTAAGTAAAGAACAGATTTTAGTTGACAGACAGGAGCATTCTCTCTTTGAGCAAGTGACTTACACTAGGGGGGTCGTATGTTACCTGTGATGGACTGGAGAATGTTTTAGGGTGTCGTGCGAGGCATTCACTGCAGGTCTTCAATCTACGGCATTGGTCTGGCTGGCGAGGGGTTGGTGAACAAGGAGACTGGCCAGTGAAGCAGCCCATTCTGATGGAGAGGGAGGGATGCATTTTATTTAGTAGATGCACGTAACTTTGAGCTCATTTATTTAGAGTTACCTTCAGACGATTGTTACCTCTCAGCAGTATCAGAAGAAGCACAGATTCCCCTACACCAGACGCAGCTGCCTGTAGTGGTGTTGCAGGCCTCTGGTGTAGGCAGCAGGGCACAGGGGTCAGAGGGCAAAGAAAGGGTTAGCAGTCTGCCCAGCGTGACACCATTGAAGCCTCCTGACAGGAAGACACGGCCAGCCCAGCTTGTCATGGCAAGAGACACTGAACAATTTACTGGATCTCCTACAGCCGAGACTGAAGGAAAGAAATGGAAAGCGGTTAGGTTATGGTTTGGTAAGTTATGATTCGAACACAACTAAATCAGCAGAAAGACATTAAGACAGTCACCTGGTTGTATCCAGGTGTTACAGTTGACTTGGTACAGAGACACTGAGTTACTGTAGTCTTCTACTTCCGTCCTTCCCCCGACAATGACCATGGTGTCTTTGATCAAGGCTGCAGCGTGGAAGAAACGGGACAGGGGCTGCGTAGCAAAGAGATGATACAGCAAGAATAGATGTTATCTGAATGTAATGGACTGATAGGATAATAGGATAGGAGAAATGCATGGCTTGTCTAATGTACTGGCCTGTAAGATGGGGATAGAGACTAGATGAGTTCGGCCTCTTACCTTATTACCCTGTGAGGGGACCAGCAGAGACCAGGTGAGGTTGGGGTAGTACAGACTGTAGAGCTCGCCTGAGGGCTCCACAGTCTCTACATGGAAGCGGTAGCCTCCAAAGACATAGATGGCATCAGTCTGCTCATGGTAGACTGCTGAGTGGCCATATAAACCTGATTGAAGAACAGGCagaacagaagaggaaaaaatgttTGCTGCATCAGCCTTTGTGTTgtctatttttttaaacacactttcTAAATGTGTGGTATGGCAAATAAATTAATTGTGCTTGTTGAAGTGGTGCATAAGCCAATAGTTTATTAACCAAGGAAATGTTACCACAGTTAAAATACAAAAGGCCTCAGAAACCTGTAGGTGGTGTGCCAGTGTGAGGGGCAATGGTCCAATTTCCAGAATGAGGGCTGAACTCCAGCAGATGGTGGTTGAAGCCGTTCTCGGAAGAGTAACCTCCAATCAACAGCACAGAGGAATCTCGGCGTGCTGTTATAGTGTGGCCTGCCACTGGGGGAAGCACTGGGTTCtgtcagaggaggaagaaattttaatttgttgtaaATAAACTTTAGATAGATATTATATATCCagatattttgtatttcaatgATAAATCTAATCCTAACCTTGTGTTCCCTCCAGACTAAACTGCTGAGATTGAGACTCCAGGTATCCATGGCAACACCGTTTTGAGTGACACCGCCCACCACCAACATGAAGCTGTGACTGGCTCCATGGCCTCCAAAGCCAGAATCATAACTGGTCAGCAGTGCAGAGGCGTGGTGATAACGAGGGCTAGGAGTCGAGCCTTCTTCCACAGAGCTGGTCAACATTTGGGTCCAACGGCGCTCTGACACAGAATATCTAAACGGAACAGTGCCAAAATATGTTATTATGCACATATAGACAATACATGGGCTATTAACATACGCCTCAAAAAGTGGACATTAATACTACTCTGAAAAGTCTCAAGTTGCCCCTACCTGTAGACATTTCCCAGAATACCCTCTGACAGAGAGAGCCCTCCATACATCCAGAGGTTGCCCTGTGGTCCAGACACCAGAGTGTGGCCCATCCTGTGGAGGAACCTGTGGGCCTGGTTCTATAGAACAACAGTGAATATGAATGTGTGCTTGTGCGGTGTTGAATTCATGAATTCTGCATATtgaaatattatattatgttattgcCCCTACCAATGTCAGTTGTGTGTCCAGCAGTGTTTCCCAGACCAGGCTGTTGGAGTCCCGAGGAACAGAGCAGTCTGAGCCTGCCCAGCTgtctgagcacacacacactcccagagTCTGAGACGAACAGGATATGTTGGTTAGAAATCTAGGATTTGTTCTCTCCTCTTTTTATGAACACATCACAACTAACAGAGagtaaataagaataaaatctGTTGTGCTATGGTACCCTAATACTAAAAAGTAGATTTTTGACATAACATCGATTCATGTGTTCCATGTGCCCAAAGGTAACttggaaaataaaaccaaatgtaAACTTAATATAAATTGTCACAACTCATACTATATTACAAGCTCCTCTTCCTTCAGCGATTCCACAATCCTGAGGGCACATGGGCCGGTCGCAGTGGGGTCCACCATATCCCTCAGGGCACTGACAGAGTCCCCCTTGGCACTGTGCTCCGCCTGGACACACGGGTGACCCCTCTTCACCCTCATCAGAGCTCTGGTGACACTGCCGCACCCAGAAAGATGCGTTGAAGCCTTGAGGTTTGTTTGAGGAGACGTTGGCCTCAAAGTAGACAGAGATCACTCCTGGTggtaaaagagaaaatacaatACATTGAAAGTGACCTTGTGACTTTTGACTCTGTCTTTAAATGCCCACTATTAAGTCCCCAAATTCCCTGAGGTTAAATAATCTGTTGGGTACTTGTACTGTTTAGAGGGATGTGTGGTAGCTCTCAAGTATAATTTAAACTTTTGCAGTGCGCCTGTAATGGAGGCAAAATGTTTATATCTGAATGAATAGTTGGTGGAAACCTGAGGTGGCCTCCACAGTGATGGGCTGAGTCCTTGTGGTGCCACAAAATGCTCCAATCAGGTTGTGATCTGAATGTACAACTCCATTGCCCAGGAAACGAGGAAGGCCATCAAACACGTAGACAAAAGAGctctgcaaaacaaaacatagggAATGCACGGAAGCAGTTATGCACAGAGAAATATGATGCTACAGCACAAGTAACATGTTCATTTGCTCGTGTGTATAGTGAGGTCAGATTTGTACTCACTTTACAATGTGTATGGGAGTCTGGGTTTAGAGTGAGGGCTACAGGGGGACACAGCTGTCTGGGCAGACAAGGTGCCAGGTTCTCAGTCACAGACAGGACCCACAAGCAATGAGAAAGTCCTCCTTTCCCCTCTGTGCCACTTCGCCATcccagagaagaggagaggggcatggcagaggaggaggtggaggagagcaGCACAGAACGGCCCTGGCATTGGCGGTAGCATGTGCCATTGTTCCTATTGGAAAGAGAAAGTTGTCAGGATAAACAAGTTGCGATGAAAGGatctgaaaacataaaaatcacCCAAAATATTTTCCGTCTTTATCCATATCTTATTATAATCCTCATTCTTTGATTCAGacacagaataaataaaattgtgcaTTGCACTCAAGGTGAAGCTCTCCTTACCTGGGGTCTCCATAGTAACCAGGCAGGCAGGACTCACAATGTGGTCCCTGAGTGTTGTGGGTGCAGTAGCACCGGCCTGTCTGGTTGTGACAGTATCCTTGCAGAGGGTCGCCATGGCCGTTACACTCACATGGCACGCAGCCGCCACCACCAGCCAGGGCTGAACCAAAGCTACCTGGACGGCAGTGCTCACAGTGGGGCCCTGTGGTCCAATCTGAAAGACAAGGACAAGAATGTCAGCAGAGTAGATTTGAGTTTAGTTTTATGAATTTTGAGTATGATAAATTTGCCTGGTTTAATAGGAgttaaatacaaaacatgacTGAGAATACGCTATTGAAATGAGCCATCTATTAAGGTCTCACCTTGGCATTCGTCACATATTCCTGGTGCAGTAATACAGGTGGAATGGAAGTTGCAGCCACAGTCCACATCACATTCAACGCCACTGAGAACCAGAGTGGCAGGGTCGGACGTCCAACCAAGGGAACATTCACACTCAAAGCGGGGGCTGCCACTACACTGGCCCTCACGACACTCATTGTAGCAACTGTGGGAGGGGGGGAAAAAGTGGGGGTCAAAAGCAATTCTGATGGTTATATGggaaaggagaaaaatatttttaggtTAAGAGAGTGATGGATGAATCTACAGAGGAACACATTTGTAGGTGAAGACTCTTACGTCTGGTTGCAGTGCAGTGTGCCATCCCCTGTGTATCCCCTCTCACAGTGGCACTCATAGGAGGTGGGAGTGTTGATGCAGGTGGCGAAGGGGTGACAGTTGTGGAGACCCAGCCTGCATTCCTCTACATCAGGGCAGGTGGGGTACGACCAGATCGCATCTTGCTCTTCGTCATCCAAGTGCTCCAGCTCCATCTCCATTTCCAGGGGTCGAGGTGGGGCTGAGGTCTGGGGCTCAGGGCTGGAAAAGCAGGGCAAGGAGACGTGAAGATGAACAGGTATACTATTATCCATTTATCTATCCATCTCTTTTGTTATGGTTTGCAACATAAAGCTGGAGTGCATTCTAAGGTATGTGAAGGTTGCAGAAAGTAAAATCCCACTGTTTTTAATACacatgaattatttatttttcaaattaatataattaataacatttttatattgtctcTCAATATAGACTGTGACCAGTGGATTTTATGTATTGAAGAATCTTGCAAATGTTTATCAAAATAATCAGGAAAATTAACTGCTTATGATTTATTATTGATGCTTCTTGTTATTTCACTATTCCTCTTGCTGCTGTAACACTGCAAATATCCCCactgtgggattaataaagaaTTATCTTATCTTTAAACTAAATACTTATTgcattttttcatatttaactTGGAGTAATTGATTAGTAACAAACAAGTTATGGACCCCTTCCCCTTCCAAAGACTGGACCACCATCCTCCcacaatatttaaattataaacATACCCCTATAATAAAAGCCATATGCTTAAAGACGGCTTACTGCATCAGgtcataaaaatgtaataagaGATATCTTACTTTGCAGCCCGTGCTTCAGCCACAGCCACACTGCAGTTATACACCGAAGGGTCATCTATTCCTGCCCAGTCTCCCCTCAAACATCTGAAAAGgtggaaaacatgaaataaatacaagaaaatcacaataaaaacaatgactATTAACATATCAGCAACTTGATAATAAAAAGGGATTTATAAATTAGTCATTCAAATCAGGAGTGTTGGCTctatatgtttttttctctgtacagTGTGCTTATCACAGCGTTGTTAAGTGTTTGCCATACTTACTTTCCAATTGTGGGATTGTTGTAGTCACCACACCAGCCACACTGGAATGTCCGCAGACAATCTGTGCACACATTCAAAGCTGAACACTGCTTACACTGTGGAACCGAATGAACACTGAGGAGAATGAGAATAAGGAATATTAGATTATTGATATAAGGTTCATTTCAACTTACtgactaacaaaaaaaaattcataaatgcacacacaaaactttatttatttttacattctttATCTTCTTTCTGTTCAAGTAATGTGAGTTTATGTGTTCAAGTTTGAATCATCAAAACTAACAGGAAAGCAGGTAACTTGTATGTGCAAATACTTATTCTGTGTATTATGTGTAtcaactaaaaataaaacacaaaaaagcctcattTTACCTGTCGTACCAGTCCCTGCACTCTCCATAGGGGTACTTTGTGAGGTAGGCGGCAAAATAGAAGCAGGCCTGGGCTGACTCACACCATGCACACTGGCTGGAGTTAGAGAGGCACTCACCACACGTCTTTCTCCTTTGCAAGACAAAAAGATGACCAGAGAGGGTAGGACAAAAAGGTTGAGCTGTAGGTTCTTACTTGTAATTACCTGTGttaaaaatatagcttttcAACTCACTGGTTGCAGACTTTAGGACACCCTCTTGGGTCACGTATGGAGCCATCTAGTCTTCCCCGTCGACTGCACTGGTAGTCGCCTTTCTTGCTGGAGTTTATCTGCCATTCGCAATAAGGGTCCTGCAGGCCAAAGTTAGTATGGCTCAGAAATACAACTGCTGCAACTTAAGTTATTTAGCAAAGTGACATTCTatgttaaaacttttttaagTGTTATCCGTGATTTACCTGAGTACAAGCGGAGCAGTCTCTGTACTCCTCACACAGGGTACAGTGCTGGGGTGCCAACAGCAGATGGCGCTGACCTTCTATCTTgccttcctccttctctccctcagGGCAGGGCTCGAGATCTGGACTATCACGCAGCAGGCAGCGGGACAAAGACGGGCACCAGCCACAAGACTGATCGGACAGACAGGCCAGACAGGACATGTACCCTGAGCAGAAACCTGAGCGGTAAGGCTCCAAGAACAGGAAGGAGATCTCCTAGAAGGAGAGCAAATTATGTGGATATGAGGTAGGATATGAGTTTGTTTCTAGAGAAGGAATCTCATTGAgcagaaatgtacatttatgtaaatgtacaatttacattttttttaatgcaggtTAAAGCTCTTTGCTTTAGTGGATAAGCACAGGTAGAACAGGTGTCAGTACTCACACTTCCTCCAGGCAATGTTCTGTTCCATATCAGGGCCATCTCACTGGTCTGTCCTGAGCCTGAGTTGTTAAGGTAGCCCTCAGCCTGAACAAGGTAATGGTTGCCCCTGGTCAGGTTGGAGAACAGTTTACTCCC from Micropterus dolomieu isolate WLL.071019.BEF.003 ecotype Adirondacks linkage group LG03, ASM2129224v1, whole genome shotgun sequence harbors:
- the megf8 gene encoding multiple epidermal growth factor-like domains protein 8, giving the protein MGPKRRELVVPVMASPLPVSFILVVLLLAELPVCQAGDCKGHRHVLRGPPGYVTDGPGNYSVNGNCEWLIKAPNSSHRIVLNFTFMDTECTYDYLFVYDGDSYQSPLLASLSGNTLPQPIEAKSGKMLLHLFSDANYNLLGFNATYTFSLCPGACGGHGRCDSSTLKCHCHQGWGGAACTTPLCSQACSVNGQCDKKGERCVCNPGFLGHSCQLGFHNDSGAGQWWRVSEENPYTPPRTGSAGVYLSSTGALYLFGGFDLNRALGDLIKYNFSSNQWESRSYGHSPVARHSHTAVEWMGNMVIFGGELASGSLASDVWMYRPLHDDWQQLGFSNSQSAPKLANHAAAVVDNYLYVFGGRTEEDMFSSSLYRFGLHGSGRWEAVQPTGGKPPATAGHSMVFHSPSRTLLVYGGHRPTTARFSVRVNSTDVFHVDRRFWTSFRSRFPATGPRERAFHSATVIGNYMVVYGGNVHIHYQEEKCYDEEIFFYHLGCHQWVSAGERWSLNGDAVRGRYSHVAAVMEGRVLLVAGGYSGVARGDLVAYKVPLFVSSDEGDRDAVCAEALDESMCLKNPECSWCEGRCREYQPTNPCGSTGCLGLARFLSDCQSCLVFSGTPASLARAPGEFGWCVQNESCLPVSERSACRVDQISGAYGWWGERTLFLTSLHSCRTENYVPGLHLLTFQHPRNDSQPDKVSILRSTTIILSPTTEMDVALQFRGFIHPLWGGPPPAPAPTETVSMWARIQRLHFEARMASGPNSSQLEVVGRWAAQQEKELKLLARTDGSKLFSNLTRGNHYLVQAEGYLNNSGSGQTSEMALIWNRTLPGGSEISFLFLEPYRSGFCSGYMSCLACLSDQSCGWCPSLSRCLLRDSPDLEPCPEGEKEEGKIEGQRHLLLAPQHCTLCEEYRDCSACTQDPYCEWQINSSKKGDYQCSRRGRLDGSIRDPRGCPKVCNQRKTCGECLSNSSQCAWCESAQACFYFAAYLTKYPYGECRDWYDSVHSVPQCKQCSALNVCTDCLRTFQCGWCGDYNNPTIGKCLRGDWAGIDDPSVYNCSVAVAEARAANPEPQTSAPPRPLEMEMELEHLDDEEQDAIWSYPTCPDVEECRLGLHNCHPFATCINTPTSYECHCERGYTGDGTLHCNQTCYNECREGQCSGSPRFECECSLGWTSDPATLVLSGVECDVDCGCNFHSTCITAPGICDECQDWTTGPHCEHCRPGSFGSALAGGGGCVPCECNGHGDPLQGYCHNQTGRCYCTHNTQGPHCESCLPGYYGDPRNNGTCYRQCQGRSVLLSSTSSSAMPLSSSLGWRSGTEGKGGLSHCLWVLSVTENLAPCLPRQLCPPVALTLNPDSHTHCKSSFVYVFDGLPRFLGNGVVHSDHNLIGAFCGTTRTQPITVEATSGVISVYFEANVSSNKPQGFNASFWVRQCHQSSDEGEEGSPVCPGGAQCQGGLCQCPEGYGGPHCDRPMCPQDCGIAEGRGACNITLGVCVCSDSWAGSDCSVPRDSNSLVWETLLDTQLTLNQAHRFLHRMGHTLVSGPQGNLWMYGGLSLSEGILGNVYRYSVSERRWTQMLTSSVEEGSTPSPRYHHASALLTSYDSGFGGHGASHSFMLVVGGVTQNGVAMDTWSLNLSSLVWREHKNPVLPPVAGHTITARRDSSVLLIGGYSSENGFNHHLLEFSPHSGNWTIAPHTGTPPTGLYGHSAVYHEQTDAIYVFGGYRFHVETVEPSGELYSLYYPNLTWSLLVPSQGNKPLSRFFHAAALIKDTMVIVGGRTEVEDYSNSVSLYQVNCNTWIQPVSAVGDPVNCSVSLAMTSWAGRVFLSGGFNGVTLGRLLTLSLPSDPCALLPTPEACNTTTGSCVWCRGICASSDTAERMGCFTGQSPCSPTPRQPDQCRRLKTCSECLARHPKTFSSPSQPALQCKWCTNCPEGACISSSVSCTSEHDCRINQREIFLSSNCTETSCEASDCPKCTASGKCMWTRQFKRTGETRRILSVNPTYDWTCFSYALLNVSPMQVESSPPLPCPPPCHSLHNCSLCLGSRGSDGGWQHCVWSMALQQCMSPSFVPLRCEAGQCGRLLSGGDSCSPQCSQLTQCSQCIARPQCGWCSTRGGNGAGRCLQGGLDGVSEGVCPLRNSSWSFLHCPEEDECANGHHHCNSTQDCHDLTQGYHCTCKHGYILSSVSGQCEPVCAQGCLNGTCMSPGVCQCHFGFVGDNCSSQCSCNKHSNCAGVTKPDVCLECHNNTIGKHCEKCKPLFVGSAKGGGTCRPCREFCRGNSAVCLSRDEHKKALENPHLFPLDLNSIQNWVSEGPTEENAVCVNCQNNSKGDKCESCLNGYFLLHGKCDKCQCNGHADTCEADGTGCPCQNNTETSSCLTSPQKDCYTQQCAKCKDSFNGTPVNGRQCYRQFNVDAECCFDPTSQTNCFHDPAIRNLPKGRTVFFAAQPKFTNVDIRVTIDVTFGEVEVYVSNSHDTFIVDVDQYTGIHTIKIEEESVTRGTTTGVDKDSPPSPIKVFANSSSSLGSSMHSSNPMQLQAKPPVAEREIREERAEGLISYITVWKPQTVLIVRGVRDRVVITFPHEVHSLKSSRFYIALRGVGTERRHGESQGLLFLRQDQAHIDLFVFFSVFFSCFFLFLSVCVLLWKVKQFLDFRREQRRHIQEMTKMASRPFAKLTIYLEPEEPQLIYLPSAGGGVGGSTVSLAHARTSKLGGVVVGQRGRAGAVSYKHDPGSGPTAHHHHHITLGGGGNGGQHLPLHYLNTHHYASTTAGTPASHHHHPSTYSGYQHFCRSDPFLSQLMGFSYSTFKVGPITLEPTDDGMAGVATVLFQLPGGVLAQNRACLGSALVTLRQNLQEYCGHGSGGGHPGAGAGRKGLLGHQHLTTMAM